One window of the Microscilla marina ATCC 23134 genome contains the following:
- a CDS encoding TolC family protein — translation MKLLASMLFFGWAVFGQTLGFAQPNPPIVLRSASQTIQLALEQSPDLRIYRLKRQQAAMEHKLSRSFILPTITGSVGAQKNIHLPVTPVPGEIFGQPGQTIQAQFGQQYNYNAGISIQKNFLDWQAIVKSRVAKIQVEISEGEAGAFKQHLTEQVALYYYTILITQKAATIYAQDVKLADSTLLLIRQKFAQGLVNQLTVNRAKIHANNTRQNKQNNQRLFDQCLYQLKPLLGLSTDALLNIQGKAIPMPPALPALQADKALRVYALKRKQTAMNVKLHKASFTPRLSFYSYFGKQQFSNTDQVSFDNNAWSNYSYVGLNLSVPVFTGLSRLKQLKIAKISHESAQEVWQREQQKTANKDQWLLTNYQHHRTLAKTAHSTFKLTQSNVTLARQQYRQGLIDLPQYFQVFDEYLQAESAYLNVLSKCYSNYATILSRK, via the coding sequence ATGAAATTACTCGCAAGTATGCTTTTTTTCGGTTGGGCGGTATTTGGGCAAACATTAGGATTTGCCCAACCCAACCCACCTATAGTACTTCGTTCGGCAAGTCAAACCATACAACTTGCCCTAGAGCAAAGCCCCGACCTGCGTATTTATCGGCTCAAGCGGCAACAAGCTGCCATGGAGCACAAATTGTCGAGGAGTTTTATACTGCCTACCATTACAGGGAGCGTTGGAGCCCAAAAAAACATCCACTTACCTGTGACCCCTGTACCGGGCGAAATATTTGGGCAACCAGGGCAAACCATACAAGCACAGTTTGGCCAGCAATACAACTACAATGCGGGCATATCTATCCAGAAAAACTTTTTGGATTGGCAGGCTATAGTAAAATCGAGGGTGGCAAAGATCCAGGTTGAAATTAGCGAGGGTGAAGCAGGGGCATTCAAACAACACTTGACTGAACAGGTAGCCTTGTATTACTACACGATTTTGATTACTCAAAAAGCAGCAACCATTTATGCCCAGGATGTAAAACTTGCCGATAGTACGCTCTTGTTGATCCGGCAAAAATTTGCCCAGGGGCTAGTCAATCAATTGACGGTTAACCGGGCAAAAATACACGCCAACAACACCAGACAAAACAAACAAAATAACCAGCGATTGTTTGATCAGTGCCTTTATCAGCTCAAGCCATTGCTTGGGCTAAGCACTGATGCCTTATTGAATATTCAAGGGAAAGCCATCCCTATGCCTCCGGCTTTGCCTGCGCTTCAGGCTGACAAGGCTTTGCGGGTATACGCCCTCAAGCGCAAGCAAACCGCCATGAATGTAAAGCTACACAAAGCAAGCTTTACCCCCCGACTCTCCTTCTATAGTTACTTTGGCAAACAACAATTTAGCAATACCGATCAGGTATCGTTTGACAACAACGCCTGGAGCAACTACAGCTATGTAGGGCTTAATTTGTCGGTACCAGTGTTTACGGGACTGTCGCGGCTGAAGCAGCTCAAAATAGCCAAAATATCGCACGAAAGTGCCCAGGAGGTATGGCAGCGGGAGCAGCAAAAAACCGCCAATAAAGATCAGTGGCTATTGACCAACTACCAACACCATCGAACTTTGGCAAAGACTGCCCACAGCACTTTTAAACTTACCCAAAGCAATGTCACCCTTGCCCGGCAACAATACCGCCAGGGGTTGATTGATTTGCCTCAGTATTTTCAGGTTTTTGATGAATACCTGCAGGCTGAATCGGCTTATTTGAATGTACTCTCTAAATGTTACAGCAATTATGCAACGATCTTATCCCGAAAATAA
- a CDS encoding DUF3050 domain-containing protein, producing the protein MKGIELIEKETSDLRKQLVEHQLYTQLATIKDIQVFMQHHVFAVWDFMSLLKALQLQLTCLHTPWVPAQNATLARFINEIVWGEESDVNEAGEPKSHFEMYLDAMEQVGANTSLIKGFVNLIKNNYSVELALAQLEVPTSVKEFVQFTFEVISTNQPHLVAAVFTFGREELIPDMFVEIVNQSEHNDTHGNVYNKLLYYLNRHIELDGDEHGPLSLQMVNQLCGNDHDKWNEASHIAQEALRKRIKLWDGVVAAMASEEVLL; encoded by the coding sequence ATGAAAGGTATAGAGTTAATTGAAAAAGAAACAAGTGATTTGAGAAAACAACTGGTTGAACATCAACTATATACTCAGCTTGCTACGATCAAAGACATTCAAGTATTTATGCAACACCATGTATTTGCCGTGTGGGACTTTATGTCATTGCTTAAGGCACTTCAGCTTCAGCTTACCTGTTTGCATACCCCCTGGGTGCCCGCCCAAAATGCTACATTGGCGAGGTTTATCAACGAAATAGTATGGGGCGAAGAAAGTGACGTAAATGAAGCGGGTGAACCCAAAAGCCATTTTGAAATGTACCTTGATGCCATGGAGCAAGTGGGAGCCAACACCTCCCTTATCAAAGGGTTTGTAAACCTGATCAAAAATAACTATTCGGTAGAGTTGGCACTCGCCCAACTCGAAGTGCCTACATCGGTCAAAGAGTTTGTGCAGTTTACCTTTGAAGTGATCTCTACCAATCAACCCCACCTGGTGGCGGCTGTGTTTACATTTGGGCGGGAAGAATTGATTCCTGATATGTTTGTAGAAATAGTAAACCAGTCTGAGCACAACGACACCCACGGTAACGTCTACAACAAACTACTGTACTACCTCAATCGGCATATCGAGCTCGACGGCGATGAACACGGCCCTCTTTCGTTGCAAATGGTTAACCAACTTTGTGGCAATGATCACGATAAATGGAACGAAGCCTCTCATATTGCCCAGGAAGCTCTGCGCAAGCGTATCAAACTTTGGGACGGGGTAGTAGCAGCCATGGCGTCTGAAGAAGTGCTTTTGTAG
- a CDS encoding TIGR04282 family arsenosugar biosynthesis glycosyltransferase codes for MPHKNLLLIFTKNPIKGKVKTRLAQSVGETKALEVYQYLLQHTRKVTQCLDADKAVFYADFVASNDEWHHHDYQKFVQQGDDLGIRMGNAFRQGFAQGYQHIVIIGSDCAQITSEIITEAFVALTTHDVAIGPAKDGGYYLLGMNQLHAEVFQNKTWSTPTVLAQTRQDFENMQATIYTLPQLSDIDTAADLQTLPPNVVDF; via the coding sequence ATGCCGCACAAAAACCTACTACTCATTTTTACTAAAAATCCTATCAAAGGCAAGGTAAAAACCCGCCTTGCCCAAAGTGTTGGCGAAACCAAAGCCCTGGAGGTATACCAATACTTGCTACAACACACCCGCAAAGTAACCCAATGCCTTGACGCAGATAAAGCCGTTTTTTATGCCGATTTTGTAGCCTCTAATGATGAGTGGCACCACCACGATTACCAAAAGTTTGTCCAACAAGGTGATGACTTAGGCATACGTATGGGCAATGCCTTTCGGCAAGGGTTTGCGCAGGGCTACCAACACATAGTCATCATTGGCAGCGACTGTGCCCAAATTACCTCAGAAATTATTACAGAGGCTTTTGTTGCGCTCACCACCCACGATGTAGCCATAGGTCCGGCAAAAGACGGGGGGTATTATCTGTTGGGTATGAACCAACTGCATGCGGAGGTGTTTCAAAACAAAACCTGGAGCACCCCTACAGTACTTGCCCAAACCCGGCAAGACTTCGAAAATATGCAAGCCACCATATATACGTTGCCTCAATTATCGGACATAGATACAGCCGCTGATTTGCAAACTTTGCCCCCAAACGTGGTGGACTTTTAG
- a CDS encoding GNAT family N-acetyltransferase, with translation MDYQLSFLKEEDYPLLFQTFQDAFGDYGVDMDYMDEDMLYNRWIKNHVQYRASVGVWEFNQLVGFTMVSTDVWQGVPSAFNAATGIIERYRNQGIAGEMIDFITPKLKKVGIQNLWLEVLQSNEAGVKAYQKSGFKIQRNFNCYTLAHNKYQSLTATHTALEIKEISVEDIKTCRAWFAWQPSWENSTAAVQRIPDKKVILGGFLDNELVGYIAFYPAFQQIMQLVVVPLQRKENIAHTLLQHLVTQTAQELDKIHYTNVDESDESTNKFLKKAGFELVAKQYEMALDLNEKQF, from the coding sequence ATGGATTATCAATTAAGTTTTTTGAAGGAAGAAGACTACCCTTTGTTATTTCAAACATTTCAGGATGCATTTGGCGACTATGGAGTAGATATGGACTACATGGACGAAGATATGCTGTATAATCGCTGGATTAAAAATCATGTGCAATACAGGGCTTCGGTAGGGGTTTGGGAGTTTAACCAATTGGTTGGTTTTACTATGGTTTCAACCGATGTATGGCAAGGGGTACCCTCAGCATTTAATGCCGCCACTGGCATTATAGAACGTTATCGCAACCAAGGCATTGCAGGAGAGATGATTGACTTTATCACGCCTAAACTCAAAAAAGTAGGTATCCAAAACTTATGGCTTGAAGTGTTGCAAAGCAACGAAGCTGGAGTAAAAGCTTACCAAAAATCGGGGTTTAAGATTCAGCGTAACTTTAATTGCTACACGCTGGCACATAACAAGTACCAATCGCTCACTGCTACTCACACTGCGCTCGAAATAAAAGAGATAAGTGTAGAGGACATCAAAACTTGTCGTGCCTGGTTTGCCTGGCAACCCTCTTGGGAAAACTCTACCGCAGCAGTGCAGCGTATTCCTGACAAGAAGGTAATATTGGGCGGTTTTCTGGACAACGAGCTAGTGGGCTATATTGCTTTTTACCCCGCTTTTCAGCAAATAATGCAACTGGTAGTAGTACCACTTCAACGCAAAGAAAACATAGCTCATACTTTGCTACAACACCTGGTGACACAAACTGCCCAGGAACTGGACAAAATCCACTATACCAATGTAGATGAATCGGACGAGTCCACCAATAAATTTTTGAAAAAGGCAGGGTTTGAGTTGGTGGCCAAACAGTACGAGATGGCGCTCGATCTTAACGAAAAACAGTTTTGA
- a CDS encoding DUF5685 family protein — protein sequence MLGHLKPTTCGLPSVSQRAYKNYYCSICASLRKQNNVSYTFFINNELTLVLLALQPYIQAPLPTRDKPLQTRCPATGFTKKNPVTLHPAVDMAAQLSVLLGWLKVTDWAYDQPNFFKGLLRRHLHKKTSPLLDHLSLDFQQTIQHYLKLTQTHSPHFEQLCQQSGELSRQITLAIGAHASIAPHQLERIAQLFYHSGILILLTDHLLDLAKDIAKNQYNPIISSVKHQQIGWDEAYYTLRQQFNREKLKVRDLITQLLSEQVIHSNFSEALNASLRRMELQVKNAKPDFIGNQFLFEGEEVIVVKNDCDCDCDGCDCHCCNCSGCNCCDSDCCNLDCCECDGCECRKKKPK from the coding sequence ATGTTAGGACACCTAAAACCTACTACCTGTGGTTTGCCTTCAGTATCACAGAGAGCATACAAGAACTATTATTGTTCCATTTGTGCAAGTTTAAGAAAACAAAACAATGTTTCTTATACTTTTTTTATCAACAATGAACTTACCCTGGTTTTGCTGGCTTTGCAGCCTTACATTCAGGCGCCACTGCCTACCAGAGACAAACCCCTGCAAACCCGTTGTCCGGCAACAGGGTTTACCAAAAAGAACCCGGTTACATTGCATCCGGCAGTAGATATGGCAGCTCAACTGTCGGTATTGTTGGGTTGGCTCAAGGTAACCGACTGGGCGTATGATCAGCCAAACTTTTTTAAAGGTTTGTTGCGTAGGCATCTGCATAAAAAAACGTCCCCTTTGTTAGACCACCTCTCTCTTGACTTTCAGCAAACTATTCAACATTACTTAAAGCTGACCCAAACCCACAGCCCCCACTTTGAGCAACTATGCCAACAGTCGGGTGAGCTTTCCCGTCAGATTACCCTTGCCATAGGAGCACACGCCAGCATAGCACCCCATCAACTGGAACGCATTGCTCAATTGTTTTACCACAGTGGTATTTTAATTTTACTTACCGATCACTTGTTAGATCTTGCCAAAGATATTGCAAAAAATCAATACAACCCTATTATTTCATCAGTCAAGCATCAACAAATTGGTTGGGATGAGGCTTACTATACCCTTCGCCAACAGTTTAACCGGGAAAAGCTCAAAGTAAGAGATTTAATAACCCAGTTATTGAGCGAACAAGTCATTCATTCAAATTTTTCTGAGGCACTCAATGCTTCTTTGCGGAGAATGGAACTCCAGGTGAAAAATGCTAAACCGGACTTTATCGGCAATCAATTTTTATTTGAAGGGGAGGAGGTGATCGTTGTAAAAAATGACTGTGATTGTGACTGCGATGGTTGTGACTGTCACTGTTGCAATTGCAGTGGTTGCAACTGCTGTGATTCAGATTGCTGCAACTTAGACTGTTGCGAGTGTGATGGTTGTGAGTGTAGAAAGAAAAAACCTAAATAG
- a CDS encoding GNAT family N-acetyltransferase → MIRLAKKEDLGAINEIYNYEVAHSIYNVDTRPVTQEERLLWYENHPKNELPILVKEVKGETIAWASLSQWTTHGGYSKTAEVAIFVARNVHRQGLGKELLRNLIEKAETLEYKSLVSRIVAGNTPSIKLHQLFGFKYVGVMRRIACKLDQWVDVQIWQKDLFI, encoded by the coding sequence ATGATCAGATTAGCTAAGAAAGAAGATTTAGGCGCAATCAATGAGATTTATAATTATGAGGTAGCCCATTCTATTTATAATGTAGATACTCGCCCGGTTACTCAGGAAGAACGCTTGCTGTGGTACGAAAACCACCCCAAAAACGAACTGCCTATATTGGTAAAAGAGGTCAAAGGAGAAACCATTGCCTGGGCTTCGTTGAGCCAATGGACTACCCATGGGGGCTATAGTAAAACAGCTGAAGTAGCTATTTTTGTGGCAAGAAACGTGCACCGTCAAGGCTTGGGCAAAGAGCTGCTCAGAAACTTAATAGAAAAGGCCGAAACGTTGGAATACAAATCGCTTGTATCGCGTATTGTTGCAGGTAACACCCCCAGCATTAAGCTACACCAACTATTTGGCTTTAAGTATGTAGGAGTTATGCGTAGAATTGCCTGCAAGCTCGACCAATGGGTAGACGTACAGATTTGGCAAAAAGACTTGTTTATATAA